One part of the Ancylomarina subtilis genome encodes these proteins:
- a CDS encoding BamA/OMP85 family outer membrane protein, translating into MIKKFILIISLFLSFSSSAQEGYKLKKVDFKGNNQIKSSELENVTSLEAKNVFDKLQFWKKSPTYQEELAVKDLENLHKIYQSQGYINVKIKDSLVVDEKKMSVRVYFIIRENSPTRIKSFVWEIEKSDSFEEKNILKILPKQKLAKTNDIFTDKAIYNLMERTQNSLKNQGYVYAQTKAIFKIDTINKTVDVKLKVSQGDKYVNGKISFEGLKQVSEKLLSKRINLKQGDVFSAEKLNEAQSRAFNMQLFKYITISPEKDSTQTHIIDYKVKLEELNKWDLNLGLGYGTEDRVRAQILLTKRAFLGGIRQLNLGIKTSYFEPINTYLKFRQPNIFADKVDFIWNPYYSKERERSYNVERLGANFTLEKKLNKKASTFLTYNIESSDVTKTIESSDSNSEITEGVNKKSGLIWGYQYRNVDNYFSPTSGWYAQSLTSYNGLGVKTEHPYFKLLLDGRTYQPLWRRWVFAGRLRMGYIASTNNTTLTPIEDRFLLGGGNSIRGYQRNSISANTDKNSETVGGNSMLEMSVEARFPIYNALEGVLLGDAGNVWAKSGQYRLNDLKYGFGIGLRYNTPIGPLRMDVAAPVWDTFKMQLYITFGHAF; encoded by the coding sequence ATGATTAAAAAATTTATCCTTATAATATCACTATTCCTTTCTTTTTCTTCTTCCGCTCAGGAAGGATATAAATTAAAGAAGGTTGATTTTAAGGGAAATAATCAAATAAAATCAAGCGAACTGGAAAACGTTACTTCTTTGGAAGCAAAGAATGTGTTTGACAAATTACAGTTCTGGAAAAAGTCCCCTACCTACCAGGAAGAATTAGCCGTTAAAGATTTAGAAAACCTTCATAAAATATATCAATCACAAGGTTATATAAACGTTAAGATAAAAGATAGCCTTGTTGTTGACGAGAAAAAGATGAGTGTGCGCGTCTATTTTATAATAAGAGAGAATTCACCTACACGAATTAAATCCTTCGTCTGGGAAATAGAGAAATCGGACAGTTTTGAAGAAAAAAATATCCTGAAGATATTACCCAAACAGAAACTTGCAAAAACGAATGACATATTTACTGATAAGGCTATATACAATTTAATGGAACGTACCCAAAACTCATTAAAGAATCAAGGATATGTGTATGCCCAAACCAAAGCTATATTTAAAATAGATACCATAAATAAAACAGTGGATGTCAAACTTAAGGTTTCGCAAGGAGATAAGTATGTGAACGGAAAAATTAGTTTTGAAGGACTGAAACAGGTTTCGGAAAAACTTCTTTCGAAAAGAATAAATTTAAAACAAGGAGATGTGTTTTCAGCAGAAAAGCTTAACGAGGCTCAAAGTCGTGCTTTTAATATGCAGCTATTTAAATACATTACAATCAGCCCCGAGAAAGATTCCACACAAACTCATATTATCGACTATAAAGTTAAACTGGAAGAATTGAACAAATGGGACCTAAACCTGGGGCTTGGATATGGTACTGAGGATAGGGTCAGAGCTCAAATATTGCTAACAAAAAGAGCTTTTTTAGGAGGAATCAGGCAATTAAATCTGGGAATTAAAACCTCCTATTTCGAGCCTATAAATACGTATCTTAAATTTCGACAACCCAATATATTTGCCGACAAAGTCGATTTTATTTGGAATCCTTACTACAGTAAAGAACGAGAACGAAGCTATAATGTTGAACGACTGGGCGCCAACTTTACTCTTGAAAAAAAGCTGAATAAAAAAGCATCAACTTTCTTAACTTATAATATTGAATCGTCAGATGTGACTAAAACTATTGAAAGTAGTGATTCAAATTCTGAAATTACCGAAGGTGTTAATAAAAAGTCAGGTCTTATATGGGGTTACCAATATCGGAATGTTGACAATTATTTTAGCCCGACAAGCGGATGGTATGCTCAAAGTTTAACCAGTTATAATGGATTGGGCGTTAAGACGGAACACCCATATTTTAAACTTCTATTGGATGGAAGAACTTATCAACCTCTTTGGAGGAGGTGGGTTTTTGCTGGCCGATTACGCATGGGCTATATCGCATCGACCAATAACACGACTTTAACGCCCATTGAAGACCGTTTCCTTTTGGGAGGAGGAAATTCGATAAGGGGCTACCAAAGAAATTCGATAAGTGCCAATACCGATAAAAATTCTGAAACCGTTGGTGGTAACAGCATGTTAGAGATGAGTGTCGAAGCTCGATTCCCTATTTACAATGCTTTGGAGGGCGTTTTACTGGGAGATGCAGGAAATGTTTGGGCTAAATCGGGGCAATATCGTTTAAACGATCTTAAATATGGTTTTGGCATAGGTTTACGTTACAATACACCCATTGGTCCTCTTCGCATGGATGTTGCGGCACCTGTATGGGATACTTTTAAAATGCAGTTATATATCACTTTTGGTCATGCTTTCTAA
- a CDS encoding putative quinol monooxygenase codes for MDIRKNESQLVCIAKFIAVPGEVNALIKNLHALIPVTLQEGGCIRYELNQCIEDENRITFIEKWFDQKTFDAHCAMPYITQFFNGGKPLHVKEFEVTLHKEILP; via the coding sequence ATGGATATTAGAAAAAATGAAAGCCAATTGGTTTGTATAGCGAAGTTTATTGCAGTACCAGGAGAAGTGAATGCGTTGATTAAAAATCTTCATGCTTTGATTCCTGTTACGCTCCAAGAGGGGGGATGTATTCGTTACGAATTGAATCAGTGTATTGAGGATGAAAATCGAATTACTTTCATCGAGAAATGGTTTGATCAGAAGACCTTTGATGCCCATTGCGCGATGCCTTATATCACTCAATTTTTTAATGGGGGCAAACCGCTTCATGTTAAAGAGTTTGAGGTAACGCTTCATAAAGAAATTTTGCCATAG
- a CDS encoding acyl-CoA carboxylase subunit beta: protein MLTIEDKIKKFETLSKTAELGGGEERIAKHHAGGKKTARERILDLMDPDTFTEIDKMVTHRSSDFGMEKNKILGDGVVSGYGKIDGRLCYVFAQDFTVFGGSLSSANADKIVKVTKLAMKMGAPIIGLNDSGGARIQEGVQSLAGYADIFYQNVRGSGVIPQISAIMGPCAGGAVYSPALTDFIMMVKDTSYMFVTGPDVIKTVTHEEVTKDELGGAITHNSKSGVAHLVADDDEQAMMMLRELMTFLPSNNMEDPPVKPCTDNIHREDEKLQQIVPADPNKPYNIKDIIETVVDDKNFFELMPLYAQNITTGFARLGGQPVGIVANNPAFLAGVLDINSSTKAARFVRFCDAFNIPLVTFVDVPGFLPGTEQEYGGIIKHGAKLLYAFAEATVPKITLITRKAYGGAYDVMASKHIGADINYAFPTGEIAVMGAEGAVNIMTKNLSDEERAAAIEDYRDKFANPYKAAEMGYIDEVIQPKQSRYKLIQALEMCRNKSEQNPPKKHGNIPL from the coding sequence ATGCTTACTATAGAAGATAAAATAAAAAAATTTGAAACCCTTAGTAAAACAGCCGAACTGGGTGGTGGAGAAGAACGAATTGCAAAACACCATGCCGGTGGCAAAAAAACGGCACGCGAAAGAATTTTAGATCTGATGGACCCCGATACCTTTACCGAAATCGACAAAATGGTGACGCACCGTTCCAGTGATTTTGGTATGGAAAAAAATAAGATCCTGGGAGATGGAGTGGTCTCGGGTTACGGTAAGATTGATGGTCGACTGTGCTATGTTTTTGCACAGGACTTTACTGTGTTTGGAGGGTCACTCAGCAGCGCAAATGCAGACAAAATCGTAAAAGTCACCAAACTTGCCATGAAGATGGGTGCACCCATTATCGGTCTAAACGATTCAGGTGGAGCACGTATTCAGGAAGGGGTTCAATCTCTTGCTGGCTATGCTGATATTTTCTACCAAAATGTTCGTGGTTCCGGAGTAATCCCACAGATTTCTGCCATTATGGGACCTTGCGCCGGTGGTGCCGTTTACTCCCCTGCCCTTACCGATTTTATTATGATGGTGAAAGATACGTCCTATATGTTTGTAACGGGTCCCGATGTGATTAAAACAGTAACTCACGAAGAAGTGACCAAAGACGAATTAGGTGGTGCCATTACACACAACTCAAAATCAGGTGTGGCCCATTTGGTTGCTGATGACGATGAGCAAGCCATGATGATGCTACGGGAATTAATGACCTTTCTGCCATCGAATAATATGGAAGATCCACCAGTGAAACCCTGTACGGACAACATTCATCGTGAAGATGAAAAGTTGCAACAGATCGTTCCGGCCGATCCCAACAAACCATATAATATCAAAGACATTATCGAAACGGTGGTCGATGATAAGAACTTCTTTGAATTAATGCCTCTTTATGCACAAAACATCACCACTGGTTTTGCTCGTTTGGGTGGACAGCCTGTAGGTATTGTGGCTAATAACCCTGCGTTTTTAGCGGGTGTTCTGGATATCAATTCGTCAACGAAAGCCGCTCGTTTTGTTCGCTTTTGCGATGCCTTTAATATTCCACTGGTTACTTTTGTTGATGTACCTGGGTTCCTACCCGGAACCGAACAGGAATATGGCGGAATTATCAAACATGGCGCAAAACTATTGTACGCTTTTGCCGAAGCCACTGTACCTAAAATCACACTCATTACCCGTAAAGCTTATGGCGGGGCTTACGATGTGATGGCTTCCAAGCACATCGGTGCCGATATCAATTACGCTTTCCCAACAGGTGAAATTGCTGTAATGGGTGCCGAAGGTGCAGTGAATATCATGACTAAAAACCTAAGTGATGAAGAAAGAGCTGCGGCAATCGAGGATTATCGGGATAAGTTTGCCAATCCGTATAAGGCAGCGGAAATGGGTTATATCGATGAAGTGATTCAACCTAAGCAATCACGTTACAAGTTGATACAAGCTCTAGAAATGTGTCGCAATAAGAGCGAACAAAATCCTCCAAAAAAACATGGAAATATTCCTTTATAG
- a CDS encoding biotin/lipoyl-containing protein, with protein MSLEIKLGDRIAKVELLAESGNQIKIMVDDNEYDLDCYQVEKGIYSILFKGRSYNVELIDTDSPKKYAVNTFYHSYDAEIIDAETKYLQARKGGNLLDEQSTITSPMPGKVVKIPVNLGDEVKKGDTLIIISAMKMESEYKAGKDGIISEIFVSEDDTIKANQALVHIE; from the coding sequence ATGTCACTAGAAATCAAACTGGGCGATAGAATTGCCAAAGTCGAATTGCTAGCAGAATCAGGCAATCAGATAAAAATAATGGTGGATGATAATGAATACGATCTGGATTGTTACCAGGTTGAGAAAGGAATTTACTCCATTCTATTCAAAGGTCGTTCGTACAATGTTGAGCTGATTGATACAGATTCTCCCAAGAAATACGCAGTCAATACCTTTTATCATTCGTATGATGCCGAAATTATTGATGCTGAAACCAAATATTTACAGGCACGAAAAGGTGGTAATTTGCTAGACGAACAAAGTACCATTACATCACCTATGCCTGGAAAGGTTGTTAAAATCCCCGTGAATCTGGGCGATGAAGTCAAAAAGGGCGACACCCTTATTATCATTTCAGCAATGAAAATGGAAAGTGAATACAAAGCGGGGAAAGATGGAATCATATCTGAAATTTTTGTCAGCGAAGATGATACAATCAAGGCCAATCAGGCTTTGGTCCATATCGAATAA
- the accC gene encoding acetyl-CoA carboxylase biotin carboxylase subunit: protein MTKRITRVLVANRGEIALRVMRSCREIGIQTIAVYSDVDRTSMHVRYANYAYPIGEAPSNQSYLNIDKIIEVAKISKADAIHPGYGFLSENAEFSKRCQEEGIIFIGPTPEIISTMGDKITARTTMINSGVPVVPGTKKNLEDDEMALRVIKEVGLPVMIKASAGGGGKGMRMVDKEENILSSLRAARSEAKSSFGDDSVYVEKYISSPHHIEFQILGDQHGNVIHLCERECSVQRRHQKVVEETPSPLITPELRKKMGQSAVEAAKAVNYHGAGTIEFLVDNDHNYYFLEMNTRLQVEHPITERVTGYDLVKAQIHIAEGRPLEIKQEDVFQFGHSIECRIYAEDTDNNFMPSPGLITHITEPMGLGVRTDGYVYEGYEIPIHYDPMISKLVIWARTRAEAIERMSRALFEYKITGVKTSIKFLERIMECPDFKEGKYDTHFIPNNEEFLMAPDTAKSRFEDLAIVAAFLDYKDKLKNAPGSNNISSGTKWKEFGRRSAMHRANKN from the coding sequence ATGACCAAAAGAATAACACGAGTTCTTGTAGCCAATAGAGGTGAAATCGCCCTAAGAGTTATGAGATCATGTAGGGAAATTGGCATTCAGACCATTGCGGTTTATTCTGACGTTGATCGAACATCGATGCACGTTAGATATGCCAACTATGCCTACCCCATTGGAGAAGCTCCATCAAATCAAAGCTACCTTAATATCGATAAGATTATTGAAGTGGCTAAAATATCAAAAGCTGACGCCATACATCCTGGCTATGGATTTTTAAGTGAGAATGCTGAATTCTCAAAAAGATGTCAGGAAGAAGGCATCATCTTTATAGGTCCTACCCCTGAGATTATCTCTACAATGGGGGATAAAATTACGGCCCGTACCACGATGATTAACTCAGGTGTTCCGGTTGTCCCCGGTACCAAAAAAAATCTTGAAGATGATGAAATGGCCCTTAGAGTTATTAAAGAAGTCGGTCTTCCTGTTATGATTAAAGCCTCGGCAGGAGGTGGTGGAAAAGGAATGAGAATGGTCGATAAGGAAGAAAATATTTTAAGTTCTCTTCGTGCTGCCCGCTCCGAAGCCAAATCTTCATTTGGTGACGATTCTGTTTATGTAGAAAAATACATCTCCTCGCCTCACCACATCGAGTTTCAGATTCTTGGTGACCAACACGGTAATGTCATTCATCTTTGCGAAAGAGAATGTTCGGTACAACGTCGACACCAAAAAGTTGTTGAGGAAACCCCTTCTCCATTAATAACGCCTGAACTTCGGAAAAAAATGGGGCAATCTGCAGTTGAGGCTGCCAAAGCCGTGAATTATCACGGAGCGGGAACCATAGAATTCCTGGTTGATAACGATCACAACTATTACTTCCTAGAGATGAATACCCGACTTCAGGTTGAACATCCCATCACCGAAAGGGTAACCGGCTACGACCTTGTAAAAGCACAAATTCATATTGCTGAAGGGCGCCCTCTGGAAATCAAACAAGAAGATGTATTCCAGTTTGGACACTCTATAGAATGTCGAATTTATGCGGAAGATACCGACAACAACTTCATGCCAAGTCCAGGGCTGATTACACACATTACTGAACCCATGGGGCTTGGTGTCAGAACCGATGGCTATGTTTATGAAGGCTACGAGATTCCCATTCATTACGACCCTATGATTTCGAAACTTGTAATTTGGGCAAGAACCCGAGCTGAAGCTATAGAAAGGATGAGTCGTGCTTTATTCGAATACAAAATTACGGGCGTTAAAACCTCAATCAAATTTCTGGAACGAATTATGGAATGCCCCGATTTTAAGGAGGGAAAGTACGATACGCACTTTATTCCCAACAACGAAGAATTTCTAATGGCTCCGGACACAGCAAAAAGTCGTTTTGAGGATCTGGCCATTGTCGCCGCATTTCTCGACTATAAGGACAAACTTAAAAATGCACCCGGCAGCAATAATATTTCATCCGGCACCAAATGGAAAGAATTTGGTCGAAGATCAGCCATGCATAGAGCGAATAAAAATTAA
- a CDS encoding VF530 family DNA-binding protein, whose translation MEENNKIKDEQPNNPLHGVKLLDILEYLHVVYGWKELGDRIQIRCFQSNPSIKSSLKFLRKTPWAREQVEQLYLDTYK comes from the coding sequence ATGGAAGAGAATAATAAGATTAAAGATGAACAGCCTAACAATCCGCTTCATGGCGTTAAATTGCTTGATATTTTGGAATATCTACACGTCGTTTATGGTTGGAAAGAATTGGGCGATAGAATACAAATTCGTTGTTTTCAGTCTAATCCATCGATTAAGTCGAGTTTGAAATTTCTTAGAAAAACGCCTTGGGCCAGAGAGCAGGTTGAACAATTGTATTTAGATACCTATAAATAA
- a CDS encoding GbsR/MarR family transcriptional regulator, with translation MNSDKSLEVRKKELVEKFGLFMERQENLPPIAARIFASLFINKGAGITFDELVHFLSASKSTISTNVQLLMNRGMLTFFTKPGDRKKYFIMSPESFLARVDEELTQYRKEYQIVKEIIDFREEINELDADTSEVKSYPYLDFLSNSLSLLETLKENVKANCLINQD, from the coding sequence ATGAATTCAGATAAGAGCTTGGAAGTACGCAAAAAGGAATTGGTAGAGAAATTTGGTCTCTTTATGGAGCGTCAGGAGAATTTGCCTCCTATTGCAGCCCGTATTTTTGCCAGTTTGTTTATTAATAAGGGCGCAGGTATAACCTTCGACGAATTGGTCCATTTTCTTTCTGCCAGTAAGAGTACTATTTCAACCAACGTACAGTTGTTGATGAATAGGGGAATGCTCACTTTTTTTACAAAACCCGGGGATCGTAAGAAGTATTTTATTATGTCGCCGGAGTCATTTTTGGCACGTGTTGATGAGGAATTGACTCAATACCGAAAAGAATATCAGATCGTTAAGGAAATTATTGATTTTAGAGAAGAAATCAATGAACTGGATGCTGATACAAGTGAGGTTAAGTCTTATCCTTATCTTGATTTTCTTTCAAATTCGTTATCCCTTCTGGAGACACTAAAAGAAAATGTAAAAGCGAATTGTCTTATAAATCAAGACTAA
- a CDS encoding efflux RND transporter periplasmic adaptor subunit, translating into MVKGKYLIILGTALLALASCNKTQKPQMAHKAAPFQVQTLEKSDVTVYKKYAANIEGEQNVEIRSKVDGFIEKIYIDEGATVKKGQLLFKLSAETLNQQLNAAQANIEVAKSQVEVAQVELEKIRPLVEKNIVSSIELKTASSKLNAAKAQLSAVKANYLNAKENLEYTIITSPVDGIVGSIPYKVGSLVGRNEAQALTTVSDIKNVYAYFTMNEKQLLEFIRRLGGNSMSEKIEKMPEVELYLADGSLYKYKGKIETINGMVNPRTGSVNYRAIFPNPDRLLRNGNSGKIMFPTQISSAILLPQKSTFELQGKRFVYVVGTEDKVKSKEVIVSETVGDQIIVQSGLKAGEVIVNDGLIKLREGMQIIPNPIGLAVQQGSNKEVLSDK; encoded by the coding sequence ATGGTAAAAGGTAAATATTTAATAATTCTTGGCACAGCTTTATTGGCTCTGGCTTCATGTAATAAAACACAGAAACCCCAGATGGCACACAAGGCAGCACCTTTTCAGGTACAGACCCTTGAAAAGTCAGATGTAACCGTCTATAAAAAATATGCAGCGAATATCGAAGGCGAACAAAATGTTGAGATCCGTTCAAAAGTAGATGGCTTTATTGAAAAGATATACATTGACGAAGGAGCTACAGTAAAAAAGGGACAACTTTTATTCAAACTTAGTGCTGAAACTTTAAACCAACAACTTAATGCTGCTCAAGCAAATATTGAGGTCGCAAAATCTCAGGTTGAAGTCGCACAGGTTGAGTTGGAGAAAATTAGACCTTTGGTTGAGAAAAATATTGTTAGTTCAATCGAGTTGAAAACAGCAAGCAGTAAATTGAATGCAGCTAAGGCTCAATTGAGTGCGGTAAAGGCTAATTATTTAAATGCCAAGGAAAATTTGGAATACACTATAATTACCAGCCCTGTGGATGGTATTGTTGGTAGTATCCCTTATAAAGTGGGGAGTTTGGTTGGCCGAAATGAGGCTCAAGCTTTAACGACTGTTTCTGATATTAAGAATGTATATGCCTACTTTACAATGAATGAAAAACAACTTTTGGAATTCATTCGAAGATTGGGTGGCAATAGTATGTCAGAGAAAATTGAGAAAATGCCTGAGGTGGAATTGTATTTGGCTGATGGCAGTTTGTATAAGTACAAAGGGAAAATCGAAACGATTAATGGGATGGTGAATCCCAGAACCGGAAGTGTGAATTACCGCGCTATATTTCCAAACCCAGACCGATTGCTACGTAATGGTAATAGTGGTAAAATAATGTTCCCAACTCAAATCAGTAGTGCAATTCTTTTGCCACAAAAATCAACTTTCGAATTGCAGGGTAAGCGTTTTGTTTATGTGGTTGGGACTGAAGATAAAGTGAAATCAAAAGAAGTCATTGTCTCGGAAACAGTGGGTGATCAGATTATTGTACAAAGCGGTTTAAAAGCTGGTGAAGTTATTGTAAATGATGGATTAATCAAGCTGAGAGAAGGCATGCAGATTATACCCAATCCTATTGGATTAGCCGTTCAGCAAGGTTCAAACAAAGAAGTTTTATCTGACAAATAA
- a CDS encoding efflux RND transporter permease subunit, whose translation MFQKFIERPVLSTVISILIVILGILGLTSLPVQQFPEIAPPTVKISTSYPGANAETVLKSVVVPIEEAVNGVEGMTYMSSSSSNDGSATINVYFELGTDADIAAVKVQNRVATVNSKLPSQVIKNGLTTEKVQNGVLMFFSLYSENQDLDATFVENYARINMIPLIKRINGVGDAKVFGSRDYSMRIWLNPEKMAVYGLSPQDIANALNEQNIEAAPGKFGENSSQSFEYVIRYKGKFSEVSEYENIILRSEGNNNFLRLKDVAKVELGAFNYSITNKTAGNPSVAMAVYQTAGSNAQQIVKDIEKVLENSSKDFPAGIKYVIPFNTNEFLDASIHHVIMTLIEAFLLVFLVVFLFLQDFRSTLIPAIAVPVSIIGTFFCLQLFGFSINMLTLFALVLAIGIVVDDAIVVVEAVHAKLDAGAKSGKKATLSAMSEITGAIISITLVMAAVFVPVSFLEGPTGAFYQQFAITLAVAIVISAINALTLSPALCALLLKPHNPSEAHKKGLMSRFYTSFNTGFDAVTDRYTNSVRFLINRKWLSGLILVVFVVMAGWMFKTTQTGFIPNEDQGMIFCDITLPPGSTLDRTVEVTDKVDAIIKEMDVVDTRMFVNGFSLLSGTRGGSKAFAVIKLKPWDQRKEDHQKVKAVVGQLFGKTAGIAEARILFFTPPTVRGFGNSDGFEMQLQDKTNGSFNGLMANTNKFLMALNQRPEIKYAITSFNTGFPQYEMDVNVEKVKEAGISVNGLFATLQGYYGSWYAADFNRFGKQYRVMIQADPEDRATAESLNNIFIKNGKGELVAVSQFVQMTKVNGPDVVSRFNLFNSATINGNVNPGYSTGDAIQAVKEVAAEVLPASYGYEFSGMTREEQKAGNKAIIVFVLSLIFVYFLLSAQYESYILPFSILLSLPIGIFGSIFFINMVGLDNNIYFQVALIMLIGLLAKNAILIVEFALQRRREGMSIPMAAVEGAKARLRPILMTSFAFILGLMPLMLSTGAGAVGNRSIGTGAVGGMLIGTLFGVFVIPVFFVVFQHIQEKITGAPKLNDTEPKAVDCSKEHEMSQV comes from the coding sequence ATGTTTCAAAAATTTATAGAACGGCCGGTATTATCGACTGTTATTTCAATATTAATTGTCATTTTGGGAATTTTGGGATTGACCTCCCTTCCCGTTCAGCAATTTCCTGAGATTGCACCACCAACAGTGAAAATTTCAACTTCATATCCGGGTGCCAATGCCGAAACCGTTTTGAAATCGGTTGTTGTTCCCATTGAAGAGGCTGTAAATGGTGTGGAGGGGATGACATATATGTCGTCCAGCTCCAGTAATGATGGTTCGGCTACAATCAACGTATATTTTGAATTGGGTACCGATGCTGATATTGCTGCGGTAAAGGTGCAGAATCGTGTGGCTACGGTCAACAGCAAATTGCCTTCACAGGTAATCAAAAACGGGTTGACCACCGAAAAGGTGCAGAATGGTGTTTTGATGTTTTTCTCCCTGTATTCTGAAAATCAGGATTTAGATGCAACTTTTGTTGAGAATTACGCCCGTATCAATATGATCCCCTTGATCAAACGTATCAATGGTGTGGGGGATGCTAAAGTATTTGGTTCACGCGATTATTCGATGAGAATTTGGTTAAATCCCGAGAAGATGGCTGTTTATGGTTTGTCTCCACAGGATATTGCAAATGCATTAAATGAACAAAATATTGAAGCTGCTCCGGGTAAGTTTGGCGAGAATTCGTCTCAGTCTTTTGAGTATGTGATTCGCTACAAGGGGAAATTCTCTGAAGTTTCTGAATATGAGAATATCATCTTGCGATCGGAAGGGAATAACAACTTTTTGAGATTAAAGGATGTGGCTAAAGTTGAATTGGGTGCCTTCAATTACTCTATAACAAATAAAACGGCGGGCAATCCTTCAGTGGCTATGGCGGTTTATCAAACGGCAGGATCCAATGCGCAACAGATTGTAAAAGATATTGAGAAAGTACTTGAAAATTCATCAAAGGATTTTCCTGCAGGTATCAAGTATGTTATCCCTTTTAATACCAATGAGTTCTTGGATGCTTCCATCCATCATGTAATCATGACCTTGATTGAGGCATTCCTTCTTGTATTTTTGGTGGTTTTCTTGTTTCTACAAGATTTTCGCTCGACTTTAATTCCAGCTATTGCTGTGCCTGTTTCCATTATTGGGACTTTCTTTTGCCTGCAATTATTCGGATTTTCAATCAATATGCTGACGCTGTTTGCTTTGGTATTGGCTATTGGTATTGTGGTTGACGATGCCATTGTGGTGGTCGAGGCTGTGCATGCCAAGCTCGATGCGGGTGCTAAAAGCGGGAAGAAAGCAACGCTTTCTGCCATGAGTGAAATTACAGGAGCAATTATCTCGATTACGCTTGTTATGGCGGCAGTTTTTGTACCTGTTTCCTTTCTCGAAGGTCCTACGGGTGCTTTCTATCAACAATTTGCTATAACACTTGCGGTAGCCATTGTTATTTCGGCTATTAATGCATTGACTTTAAGTCCGGCGCTATGTGCCCTTTTGTTGAAACCCCATAATCCAAGTGAGGCTCACAAAAAGGGACTAATGAGTCGTTTCTATACTTCATTTAATACGGGTTTCGATGCGGTGACCGATAGATATACCAATTCGGTTCGCTTCCTAATCAACAGAAAATGGTTGTCCGGTTTAATACTTGTGGTATTTGTCGTTATGGCTGGCTGGATGTTTAAGACCACTCAAACTGGTTTTATTCCCAATGAGGATCAGGGGATGATTTTTTGTGATATTACCTTGCCTCCAGGGAGTACGTTGGATCGTACGGTTGAAGTGACAGATAAAGTAGATGCCATTATTAAGGAAATGGATGTTGTTGATACCCGTATGTTTGTTAATGGATTTAGTTTACTAAGTGGCACCCGTGGTGGCTCAAAGGCTTTTGCGGTAATCAAGTTAAAACCCTGGGATCAGCGTAAGGAAGATCATCAGAAGGTTAAGGCTGTGGTGGGACAATTATTTGGCAAAACAGCAGGTATTGCTGAGGCTCGAATTTTATTTTTCACACCACCAACGGTGAGAGGTTTTGGTAATTCAGACGGTTTCGAGATGCAATTGCAGGACAAAACCAATGGAAGTTTTAATGGTTTGATGGCTAATACCAATAAGTTTTTGATGGCCTTGAATCAGCGTCCGGAAATTAAGTATGCTATTACCTCATTCAACACAGGATTCCCTCAGTATGAAATGGATGTTAATGTTGAGAAAGTGAAAGAGGCGGGAATCTCTGTCAATGGATTGTTTGCGACTTTGCAGGGGTATTACGGTAGTTGGTATGCAGCTGATTTCAACCGATTTGGAAAACAATACCGCGTTATGATTCAAGCTGATCCTGAGGATAGGGCTACTGCTGAATCGCTTAATAACATCTTTATCAAGAATGGTAAGGGCGAACTGGTTGCTGTCAGTCAGTTTGTGCAAATGACCAAGGTGAATGGTCCTGATGTGGTTAGCCGTTTCAATCTCTTCAATTCAGCAACCATCAATGGTAATGTGAATCCGGGTTACAGTACGGGTGATGCTATTCAGGCTGTAAAAGAGGTGGCTGCAGAAGTATTGCCTGCGAGCTATGGTTATGAATTTTCGGGGATGACTCGTGAAGAGCAGAAAGCAGGAAATAAAGCAATTATTGTTTTCGTTCTGAGTTTGATCTTTGTGTATTTCCTTTTATCGGCTCAGTACGAATCTTATATATTGCCTTTCTCAATTCTATTGTCATTGCCGATTGGTATTTTTGGAAGTATCTTTTTCATCAATATGGTTGGTTTGGACAACAATATTTACTTTCAGGTTGCCCTGATCATGTTGATTGGTTTGTTGGCAAAAAATGCGATTCTGATTGTTGAGTTTGCTTTGCAACGGCGACGTGAGGGGATGAGTATTCCTATGGCTGCAGTAGAAGGGGCTAAAGCGCGATTGCGTCCGATCCTGATGACTTCTTTTGCCTTTATTCTTGGCCTGATGCCATTGATGTTGTCAACGGGTGCGGGTGCAGTTGGAAACCGCTCTATTGGTACAGGGGCTGTAGGAGGCATGCTTATTGGAACCCTGTTTGGTGTTTTTGTAATTCCTGTCTTTTTTGTTGTGTTTCAGCATATTCAGGAAAAAATAACGGGAGCTCCCAAACTTAATGATACCGAACCAAAGGCAGTTGATTGTTCTAAAGAACATGAAATGAGTCAGGTTTAA